A part of Myxococcales bacterium genomic DNA contains:
- a CDS encoding tetratricopeptide repeat protein: MTREIEQQHPKRPRRGRFALLPTLLWLAIAWGVSGSAAASVESELAYHRGVVAFGENDLDAARSHFEVALSGNPEDASTLQFLGIIASDQGQPELAIEFFQRAVTADPEDPEIRFTLGVALLHRDRAAEAALEFDRVLAVEPDNGQAEYYAGVADYRQQNFPETVLHMQSALSLDPSIRLQARYYMGLAEVFMGNLAASTAAFADAASLSPSDPLALSADLLGKKIQPESRWWGFDASTGIEYDSNPTYVGTSRIPQGFSTFTPKREGGATGVFSIDTYYDVVDWEQITVRLGYSGFLSLHSETDEVDQFTNVGWLGLGWELGDFRAGLRLDYGITKLDLSNSYRDMRRVAPSLTYTNDDWGVTQLLYQFHDFDYDKSIGGQSAFDPDGQLHIVGVSQFIYLPAPLTFARVGMAYERSTTKGTEFDYDGFELATGAGIELPRDMRAAVLLKYQYQQYDHRTIVNVNGKKREDSIYTIKLDLTVPMTPYVELALRGSFTFNDSNVDDYDFNRHVVGSYVTFTF, translated from the coding sequence ATGACGAGGGAAATTGAACAGCAACACCCGAAGCGGCCGCGCCGCGGCCGTTTCGCGCTGCTGCCGACGCTGCTGTGGCTGGCCATCGCCTGGGGGGTGAGCGGCTCGGCCGCGGCCTCGGTCGAATCGGAACTCGCCTACCACCGGGGGGTCGTCGCCTTTGGCGAAAACGATCTCGACGCGGCCAGGAGTCACTTTGAAGTGGCGCTGTCCGGGAATCCGGAAGACGCGTCGACCCTCCAGTTCCTCGGCATCATTGCAAGCGATCAGGGCCAACCCGAACTGGCCATTGAGTTTTTCCAACGCGCGGTGACCGCCGACCCCGAAGACCCGGAGATCCGCTTTACCCTGGGTGTCGCCCTGCTTCACCGCGACCGCGCCGCAGAGGCGGCGCTGGAGTTTGATCGCGTGCTGGCGGTCGAGCCCGACAACGGCCAGGCGGAGTACTACGCCGGCGTTGCGGACTATCGCCAGCAGAATTTTCCCGAGACGGTCCTTCACATGCAGTCCGCCCTGAGCCTCGACCCGTCGATCCGTCTGCAGGCGCGCTACTACATGGGCCTCGCCGAAGTCTTCATGGGCAATCTCGCGGCCTCGACCGCGGCCTTCGCGGACGCCGCTTCGCTCTCACCGTCTGACCCCCTGGCCCTTTCCGCCGACCTGCTGGGCAAGAAGATCCAACCCGAATCACGTTGGTGGGGCTTCGATGCCAGCACCGGGATCGAATATGACAGCAACCCGACTTACGTCGGCACCTCGCGGATCCCACAAGGATTCAGCACTTTTACTCCGAAACGCGAAGGTGGCGCCACGGGCGTCTTTTCCATCGACACGTATTACGACGTCGTGGACTGGGAACAGATCACGGTACGACTCGGCTATAGCGGTTTTCTGAGCCTGCACAGCGAGACCGACGAGGTCGATCAATTTACCAACGTGGGGTGGCTGGGTCTCGGCTGGGAGCTTGGCGATTTTCGTGCGGGCCTCCGCCTCGATTACGGAATAACCAAACTCGACCTCAGCAACTCGTATCGAGACATGAGACGGGTGGCGCCGTCGCTCACCTACACGAATGACGATTGGGGAGTCACCCAGCTGCTGTATCAGTTCCACGACTTCGATTACGATAAATCGATCGGCGGGCAGAGCGCCTTCGACCCCGACGGCCAACTCCATATCGTCGGAGTGAGCCAGTTCATTTACTTGCCCGCGCCCCTTACCTTCGCCCGGGTCGGAATGGCCTACGAACGTTCGACGACCAAGGGCACCGAATTCGACTACGACGGCTTTGAACTCGCTACCGGCGCGGGGATCGAACTCCCGCGCGACATGCGCGCCGCAGTGCTGCTCAAGTATCAATATCAACAATACGACCATCGAACCATCGTCAACGTAAACGGTAAAAAGCGCGAAGACAGTATCTACACGATAAAATTGGACCTGACCGTGCCAATGACACCCTACGTGGAACTTGCGCTTCGCGGTTCATTCACATTTAACGACTCAAACGTCGATGACTACGACTTCAACCGACACGTCGTCGGAAGCTATGTCACTTTCACCTTCTGA
- a CDS encoding FecR domain-containing protein gives MIPQTRTILFPKSISQKTAIACALLLVAMSLAGVAGAATVLTSTTGNVTTESANLAQDDVLAPGDRIELEGNATASLMVDDAAIVRLCHGASLGFLGDPDGSPSAMHLRTGQLKISAGERATDDPLAIHTPTAIATVLGTEAHLAVDLLTGDTVVTSLDRDVRVAGIGDFAHQSVVISTGQKVTIRKDSGPGEVEAADIASASFSSACLDDSRYRVAAVKTARHTYGKSSVQMIAMMDVEETLPIVSAGPPIIPTGTLGPPPIATVNPCLSYQQCVQAAVPPPELIPGPDPGPAPPPPSPEFSPGPDPGPAPPPPAPAP, from the coding sequence ATGATCCCCCAAACTCGAACCATTCTCTTTCCCAAATCGATTTCACAGAAGACAGCGATCGCTTGTGCGCTGCTCCTGGTGGCGATGTCCCTTGCGGGGGTCGCTGGCGCGGCAACCGTGCTGACTTCGACCACGGGCAATGTGACCACCGAAAGCGCGAATCTCGCTCAGGATGACGTACTCGCACCGGGTGATCGGATTGAACTCGAAGGCAACGCGACGGCATCGCTGATGGTGGACGACGCTGCGATCGTGAGACTTTGTCACGGCGCATCACTCGGTTTTCTGGGCGATCCCGACGGAAGCCCGAGCGCGATGCATTTGCGAACCGGACAGCTGAAGATCAGCGCTGGCGAACGCGCGACGGACGACCCGCTCGCAATTCACACCCCGACCGCCATCGCAACCGTGCTCGGAACGGAAGCCCACCTGGCAGTAGACCTGTTGACGGGGGACACAGTCGTCACGTCCCTGGACCGTGACGTTCGGGTCGCGGGAATCGGCGATTTCGCCCACCAGAGCGTCGTCATCTCCACGGGCCAGAAGGTCACGATCCGAAAGGATTCTGGGCCGGGAGAGGTCGAAGCGGCCGATATTGCTTCCGCCTCATTTTCGAGTGCTTGCCTGGACGACTCTCGCTATCGCGTCGCCGCGGTCAAGACCGCACGTCACACATACGGCAAGAGCTCGGTACAAATGATTGCCATGATGGACGTGGAAGAAACGCTCCCCATCGTCTCGGCCGGCCCGCCGATCATCCCGACCGGCACGCTCGGGCCCCCGCCAATCGCCACGGTCAACCCCTGCCTCTCGTACCAACAGTGTGTACAAGCGGCGGTTCCGCCTCCAGAATTAATCCCAGGTCCAGATCCGGGTCCAGCGCCGCCACCTCCGTCTCCAGAATTCAGCCCAGGTCCAGATCCGGGTCCAGCGCCGCCACCTCCGGCCCCGGCACCCTAG
- a CDS encoding 2,3-bisphosphoglycerate-independent phosphoglycerate mutase gives MSFHLQPHKGFPGVEGPVLICVMDGVGVGRRDESDAVWLARTPNLDRLHEIALCTQLIAHGRGVGMPSDDDMGNSEVGHNALGAGRIVDQGAKLVGRAITSGSLFAGPVWQSITQRVRESGEALHFLGLLSDGNVHSHIDHLFALLGRCDAEDVHMVRIHVLLDGRDVAETSALEFIDALEVMLRGISQKKQRDYRIASGGGRMTITMDRYGADWNMVERGWNTHVHAEGRRFTSAREAIETYRDEDKDIGDQFLPAFIIADDVSGVDEPIGPIRDGAAVVYLNFRGDRALEISEAFESETFQHFDRGQRPDVLYAGMMQYDGDLLIPNRFLVDPPDIDRTMGEHLVRNGVSLLAVSETQKFGHVTFFWNGNKSGCFDDQRETYIEIPSDRVPFEERPWMKAAEITDTVLAELATGRYKHARLNYANGDMVGHTGDRDASIKAVEVVDAEIGRLIPLIEKMKGALVVTADHGNADCMYEFDPETGEVKRDASGAIAAKTSHTLNPVPLAIYAPGHRLELDPNITGASLGNIAATLLQLHGLQAPEDYDVSLLR, from the coding sequence ATGAGTTTTCATTTACAACCGCATAAGGGGTTTCCCGGGGTCGAGGGGCCCGTGCTGATCTGCGTGATGGACGGCGTGGGAGTCGGTCGCCGCGACGAGTCCGACGCGGTCTGGCTCGCGCGAACCCCCAATCTCGATCGCCTGCACGAAATTGCCCTGTGCACCCAGTTGATCGCCCATGGACGAGGCGTGGGGATGCCCAGTGATGACGACATGGGCAACAGCGAAGTCGGGCACAACGCCCTCGGCGCCGGCCGCATCGTCGACCAGGGGGCCAAGCTCGTCGGCCGCGCCATCACTTCGGGCAGCCTGTTTGCCGGGCCGGTATGGCAGTCGATCACGCAGAGGGTGAGGGAATCGGGAGAAGCGCTGCACTTTTTGGGCTTGCTGTCGGACGGCAACGTACACAGCCACATCGATCATCTGTTTGCCCTGCTCGGGCGCTGCGACGCAGAAGACGTGCACATGGTTCGCATCCACGTCCTGCTCGACGGACGCGACGTTGCGGAGACCAGCGCCCTCGAATTCATTGATGCCCTCGAGGTCATGCTTCGGGGAATCAGTCAGAAGAAGCAGCGCGACTACCGCATCGCCTCGGGCGGTGGCCGGATGACGATCACGATGGATCGCTACGGCGCCGACTGGAACATGGTCGAACGCGGCTGGAACACCCACGTTCATGCCGAGGGGCGACGCTTCACCAGCGCGCGCGAGGCCATCGAGACCTATCGCGATGAGGACAAGGACATCGGCGATCAATTTCTTCCGGCGTTCATCATCGCCGACGACGTTAGCGGCGTGGACGAGCCCATCGGTCCGATTCGCGACGGCGCTGCCGTGGTGTACCTGAACTTCCGGGGCGATCGCGCACTCGAAATCAGTGAAGCTTTCGAGTCCGAGACCTTTCAGCACTTTGATCGGGGCCAGCGGCCCGACGTGCTCTACGCCGGCATGATGCAATACGACGGAGACCTGCTGATTCCGAATCGCTTTCTCGTCGACCCACCCGACATCGACCGAACCATGGGGGAGCACCTGGTGCGAAACGGGGTGTCGCTGCTCGCCGTGAGCGAAACCCAGAAGTTCGGACACGTCACCTTTTTCTGGAATGGCAACAAGAGCGGTTGCTTCGACGATCAGCGCGAAACCTATATCGAGATCCCGAGTGATCGCGTGCCCTTCGAAGAGCGGCCGTGGATGAAGGCCGCAGAAATTACCGACACCGTGCTCGCCGAACTGGCGACCGGCCGCTACAAGCACGCGCGACTCAATTACGCCAACGGCGACATGGTGGGACACACCGGCGATCGCGACGCCTCGATCAAGGCCGTAGAAGTGGTCGACGCAGAAATTGGTCGGCTGATCCCGCTGATCGAAAAGATGAAGGGGGCCCTCGTCGTCACCGCCGACCACGGCAACGCCGACTGCATGTACGAGTTCGACCCCGAGACCGGCGAAGTCAAACGAGACGCCAGTGGCGCGATCGCGGCAAAAACCAGCCACACCCTGAACCCGGTGCCCCTCGCCATCTACGCTCCGGGCCACCGGCTCGAGCTCGACCCGAACATAACGGGTGCGAGCCTGGGCAATATCGCCGCGACCCTGCTTCAGCTACATGGCTTGCAGGCGCCCGAGGACTACGACGTCTCGTTGCTTCGTTGA
- a CDS encoding OmpA family protein: protein MTMRTSPPKALKANRGGSMLAKLGVTVALCLGLALSAGAESSSVTDLSTVNVQIIESGDIVEALAVPRGTKVRADARPRVRLPVYFESNSAKLKPEALVLLAKVSKALSATDLESFKFSVEGHTDSVGEESFNATLSERRAEVVRAFLQDRGVSKDRLKSVGRGEAEPIDTNVTNKGRQHNRRVEIINLGSDF, encoded by the coding sequence ATGACCATGCGGACCTCGCCGCCCAAGGCGCTCAAAGCAAACCGAGGTGGCTCGATGCTTGCGAAGCTCGGCGTCACGGTCGCCCTCTGTCTTGGGCTGGCCCTTTCCGCCGGTGCGGAATCATCGTCGGTCACGGACCTGAGCACCGTCAACGTTCAGATCATCGAATCCGGTGATATCGTCGAAGCGCTGGCCGTGCCACGCGGCACCAAGGTTCGCGCCGATGCCCGACCCCGGGTTCGATTGCCGGTTTACTTCGAGTCCAATTCCGCCAAGCTCAAACCAGAAGCGTTGGTGCTGCTTGCCAAGGTGAGCAAGGCGCTGAGCGCCACGGATCTCGAATCGTTCAAATTCTCCGTCGAAGGACATACGGACAGCGTCGGGGAGGAAAGTTTCAACGCGACTCTCTCCGAGCGACGCGCCGAAGTCGTACGCGCGTTCCTGCAGGATCGCGGTGTTTCCAAGGATCGCTTGAAGTCCGTGGGTCGCGGCGAAGCGGAGCCCATCGATACGAACGTGACGAACAAGGGACGCCAGCACAACCGGCGAGTCGAAATCATCAACCTGGGTTCCGACTTCTAG
- a CDS encoding DUF3516 domain-containing protein has protein sequence MSTKQSLDGSASSGDDINDDATGAKAAPIATDAPRLHERIPEGRLFDSSVILDRFMRWISDVSLAAYPAQEEALLELSTGQHVILSTPTGSGKSLVALGLHFKARCEGKRSFYTAPIKALVNEKFFDWCDQFGAENVGMLTGDASINRDAPIICCTAEILANMAVSEGKALDAPYVVMDEFHYFGDRDRGMAWQLPLLELPDTQYLLMSATLGDTRAIEDLIKRRNTRTTVRIHNDDRPVPLDFSYRETPVHETVEKLLASGLAPIYIVHFTQRECADQAQALTSSNISDKEEKRALSEAMIGFRFDTPYGKDVQRFLRHGIGIHHAGLLPKYRLLVERLAQRGLLKVICGTDTLGVGVNIPIRTVLFSKLCKFDGEKVGILSVREFLQISGRAGRKGFDNEGSVVCQAPEHVIENKRLEAKAAGASAGKKKKLVKKKPPTKGYVAWDQDTLTRLSTSPPEPLVSRFQVSVGLLVNCLKSTAGPRDRGAGYGRMIDMIGRSLEEPSRKRQLVADAAVLFRALRSAGILELTTDPDRIGSRVQVSKELQPDFSLHHALSLYLVEVLEALDSEGEERALDVLALVESILENPRALLIAQERRIKSELMAQLKAEGVPYEERIAKLDEVSWPKPNAEFIYRTFNMFAEKHPWVGGSNIRPKAIARELFESYSAFNDFVKLNQMARIEGVLLRYLSQVHNTLSQTIPEAHKTTSVLDMIAYFRTLLSRVDASLLEEWEDRMNPDRVSDKKRQGIADPGESRPTLDPKAFEARVRSELHHLMRCVAKRDYENATTCVHQDRDDPWDAARFEAELLPFYAEYEAILFQPSARQAHLASVKEIRPGVYEARQVLSDEIGDNLWNLEAEVHVERLPLPDGPLLRLRRIGT, from the coding sequence ATGAGTACCAAGCAGAGTCTCGATGGTTCCGCATCGAGTGGCGATGACATAAACGACGACGCGACCGGCGCGAAAGCAGCGCCGATCGCCACCGATGCGCCCAGACTTCACGAACGCATCCCAGAGGGTCGTCTGTTCGATTCCTCAGTCATCCTCGACCGATTCATGCGCTGGATCAGCGATGTTTCTCTCGCCGCCTACCCCGCCCAGGAAGAGGCGCTGCTCGAACTCTCCACCGGTCAGCACGTCATTCTGAGCACACCCACCGGGTCGGGAAAATCCCTGGTCGCTCTCGGCCTCCATTTCAAGGCGCGCTGCGAGGGCAAACGGTCCTTCTACACCGCTCCAATCAAAGCCCTCGTCAACGAGAAATTCTTCGACTGGTGCGATCAGTTCGGTGCCGAGAACGTCGGCATGTTGACCGGCGATGCGAGCATCAACCGGGACGCCCCGATCATCTGCTGTACGGCGGAAATACTCGCCAACATGGCGGTCTCCGAGGGCAAAGCCCTCGACGCTCCCTATGTGGTGATGGACGAGTTCCACTACTTCGGCGATCGCGACCGCGGCATGGCGTGGCAGCTCCCATTGCTCGAACTGCCCGACACCCAGTACTTGCTCATGTCGGCCACGCTGGGCGACACCCGTGCCATCGAAGACTTGATCAAGCGTCGCAACACACGGACCACAGTGCGCATTCACAACGATGATCGGCCCGTGCCGCTCGACTTTTCCTATCGCGAGACGCCCGTCCACGAAACGGTCGAGAAACTGCTGGCGAGTGGCCTGGCGCCGATTTACATCGTCCACTTTACCCAGCGCGAGTGTGCGGATCAGGCCCAGGCCCTGACCAGTTCGAACATCAGCGACAAAGAGGAGAAGCGTGCGCTCTCCGAAGCCATGATCGGATTTCGTTTCGACACGCCTTATGGAAAGGATGTACAGCGATTTCTGCGCCATGGAATCGGCATTCACCATGCGGGGCTGCTGCCCAAGTACCGGCTACTCGTCGAACGCCTCGCCCAACGCGGACTGCTCAAGGTGATCTGCGGAACCGACACCTTGGGGGTCGGAGTAAACATTCCGATTCGCACCGTATTGTTCAGCAAGCTCTGCAAGTTCGACGGAGAGAAGGTGGGGATTCTCTCCGTGCGCGAGTTCCTGCAGATCTCCGGCCGCGCCGGGCGCAAAGGATTCGACAATGAGGGCAGCGTGGTGTGCCAGGCGCCCGAACACGTGATCGAAAACAAGCGACTCGAAGCCAAGGCGGCCGGGGCGTCGGCGGGAAAGAAAAAGAAGCTCGTCAAAAAGAAGCCACCGACCAAGGGCTATGTCGCCTGGGACCAGGATACCTTGACCCGGCTCTCCACCAGCCCTCCAGAGCCGTTGGTCTCTCGCTTTCAGGTCTCGGTGGGGCTTCTGGTCAACTGTTTGAAGAGCACGGCGGGGCCGCGTGACCGCGGCGCAGGCTATGGGCGCATGATCGATATGATCGGCCGCTCTCTCGAAGAACCGAGTCGCAAACGGCAACTCGTAGCGGACGCGGCCGTGCTCTTCCGTGCCCTGCGAAGTGCTGGCATCTTGGAACTCACAACCGATCCGGACCGGATCGGCAGTCGAGTGCAGGTGAGCAAAGAATTGCAGCCAGACTTTTCGCTCCACCACGCGCTCTCCCTCTACCTGGTCGAAGTTCTCGAAGCACTCGATAGCGAGGGAGAAGAGCGCGCCCTCGACGTGCTCGCCCTGGTCGAATCAATACTCGAAAATCCGAGAGCGCTTTTGATCGCCCAGGAGCGGCGCATCAAGAGCGAACTCATGGCCCAGCTCAAGGCAGAAGGTGTGCCCTATGAGGAGCGAATCGCAAAGCTCGACGAAGTGAGTTGGCCCAAGCCCAACGCAGAATTCATCTACCGGACCTTCAACATGTTTGCAGAGAAACACCCCTGGGTCGGCGGGAGCAACATCAGGCCCAAGGCGATCGCCCGGGAACTCTTCGAGAGCTACTCAGCGTTCAACGACTTCGTAAAGCTCAACCAGATGGCGCGCATCGAAGGTGTGCTGCTTCGATACTTGAGCCAGGTACACAATACACTGTCGCAAACGATCCCCGAGGCACACAAGACCACAAGCGTCCTCGACATGATCGCCTACTTCCGCACGCTTCTCTCCCGGGTCGACGCCAGCTTGCTCGAAGAGTGGGAAGATCGAATGAACCCCGATCGAGTTTCCGATAAAAAGAGACAGGGCATCGCAGACCCCGGCGAGTCGCGTCCAACCCTCGACCCGAAGGCCTTCGAAGCGCGCGTGCGATCGGAACTGCATCACCTCATGCGTTGCGTCGCAAAGCGCGACTACGAAAACGCCACGACGTGTGTCCACCAGGACCGAGACGACCCCTGGGACGCCGCCCGCTTCGAAGCCGAACTCCTCCCCTTCTACGCTGAATACGAGGCGATCCTGTTTCAGCCGAGCGCCCGGCAAGCTCATCTCGCCAGCGTCAAAGAAATTCGGCCCGGGGTATACGAGGCCAGGCAGGTGTTGAGCGATGAAATCGGCGACAACCTCTGGAACCTGGAAGCCGAGGTCCACGTCGAGAGACTCCCGCTGCCGGACGGGCCGCTACTGCGGTTGCGGCGAATTGGGACTTAG
- a CDS encoding isocitrate lyase/PEP mutase family protein, producing MAEPSESTPPGSAGSRADALRRLIEAPGIQPMPCCFDALSAKLVERAGFPLTFMSGFAVAAARLGVPDTGLISYGEMLDQGRNICDAVSIPVIGDADTGYGNSMNVKRTVAGFARAGFACAMIEDQVAPKRCGHTCGKEVVGREEAAARIRAAVKVREEGHDILIMARTDARHGHGLAEAIERCRIFADLGADILFLEAPHSEAEMAKLCDALPGPKMANMVEQGDTPMLPPERLEELGFKLAAYPLTLLSAAVEAMRDALESIGKGTAPARLTSFESLRDLVGFAQYDRELEDLSED from the coding sequence ATGGCAGAACCTTCGGAATCCACACCACCCGGCAGTGCCGGCTCGCGCGCAGACGCGCTGCGTCGGTTGATCGAGGCTCCGGGTATTCAGCCCATGCCGTGCTGCTTTGACGCGCTCTCGGCCAAACTCGTCGAACGAGCCGGGTTTCCGCTGACCTTCATGAGCGGCTTCGCGGTTGCGGCGGCGAGGCTCGGGGTGCCCGACACCGGGCTCATCTCCTACGGGGAGATGCTCGATCAGGGCCGAAACATTTGTGACGCGGTCAGCATCCCTGTCATCGGTGACGCCGATACCGGTTACGGCAACTCGATGAACGTCAAGCGCACCGTTGCAGGCTTTGCGCGTGCGGGCTTTGCCTGCGCGATGATCGAAGACCAGGTCGCTCCCAAGCGCTGCGGCCACACCTGTGGCAAAGAAGTCGTGGGTCGCGAAGAAGCGGCGGCACGCATTCGCGCCGCGGTGAAGGTCCGGGAAGAGGGACACGACATTCTCATCATGGCCCGAACCGACGCGCGCCATGGTCACGGACTGGCCGAAGCGATCGAGCGCTGCCGAATCTTCGCCGACCTCGGAGCCGATATCTTGTTTCTCGAAGCGCCACATTCCGAAGCAGAGATGGCAAAATTGTGTGACGCACTGCCCGGACCCAAAATGGCAAACATGGTCGAGCAGGGAGACACACCCATGCTTCCCCCCGAACGGCTCGAAGAACTGGGCTTCAAATTGGCCGCCTATCCTCTGACCTTGCTCTCGGCCGCGGTTGAGGCCATGCGCGACGCCCTCGAATCGATCGGCAAGGGAACAGCCCCCGCACGCTTGACGTCATTTGAGTCGCTGCGAGATCTCGTGGGTTTCGCGCAGTACGATCGCGAACTCGAAGATCTGTCGGAGGATTGA
- a CDS encoding PAS domain-containing protein: MSEVFSILKLFTCLASAILSCSIFSRDPGLRINRLMAVVPALIGIWSLGEFLWSLQPDPIVAAQIIRLTTGSWMMLGPACLHIFSELAGERRPIAKTLVRVSYAVSGLTFLTHCATGWGMVGTISVPWGLQTQLDPYFLFLYATLVAPAVYVFVSWGAILSSSVEVGQSRVWSSLIRAMLTVLGIATVTDIILPTLGVPFPPLGSTSAVLVSCAVFHQFKRYGYSLMAPGTFAEEILDALGGGVVLLRANGEVRIANAAFERMVGGTQDDVRNTAFAQFAPSLDVDLTSMTDAVECDLVTRTGESIPVLISPTQMHNPFGNLRSVALVIRDLRVVSALRGSLLASDRLATVGGLAASIAEEIREPIQEMRSHLERMQMQIGCLDAAASTCESSVKLADLVVDREELIEECLEGVDRIEAIVRDVRGFASGASGPVEAADLNDLIEDAVRIASARASSEIVVERNFEHLSPVLCMPGEIVQVLVNLLVNAFHSIEGAGRVQLSSWQHGSEVWISIEDDGIGISPDVIARIFDPFFTTKPVGHGTGLGLAISHYIVRNHGGELRVESEAGRGTQFTLVLPSGPAVAIDPGAVSEHASE, from the coding sequence GTGAGCGAAGTCTTCAGCATCCTCAAGCTATTCACCTGTCTCGCGTCGGCGATTCTCTCGTGTTCAATCTTCAGCCGCGACCCCGGGTTGCGCATCAACCGGCTGATGGCGGTCGTCCCCGCGCTGATCGGCATCTGGTCCCTCGGTGAATTTCTCTGGAGCCTGCAGCCGGACCCGATCGTCGCCGCGCAGATCATTCGTCTGACCACGGGATCGTGGATGATGCTCGGCCCCGCCTGCCTGCACATCTTTTCAGAACTCGCGGGCGAGCGCCGGCCCATTGCAAAAACCCTCGTCCGGGTTTCCTACGCCGTCAGTGGTCTGACCTTCTTGACCCACTGCGCAACCGGTTGGGGAATGGTCGGAACGATATCGGTGCCCTGGGGACTCCAGACCCAGCTCGATCCCTACTTCCTGTTTTTGTATGCGACCCTCGTCGCTCCCGCCGTCTATGTCTTCGTGAGTTGGGGGGCGATCCTCTCGAGCTCCGTCGAGGTCGGCCAGAGCAGAGTTTGGTCCTCATTGATTCGAGCCATGCTCACTGTCCTGGGCATCGCAACGGTCACTGACATCATCCTTCCGACTCTTGGCGTGCCGTTCCCGCCGCTTGGCAGTACGAGCGCCGTATTGGTTTCGTGCGCCGTGTTCCACCAGTTCAAGCGCTACGGTTACTCCCTGATGGCGCCGGGTACGTTCGCCGAAGAAATACTCGACGCCCTGGGAGGCGGCGTGGTCCTGTTGCGCGCGAACGGAGAAGTCCGTATCGCGAACGCGGCCTTTGAACGCATGGTTGGGGGCACCCAGGACGATGTTCGCAACACTGCGTTCGCGCAATTTGCGCCGTCGCTCGATGTCGATCTCACCAGTATGACAGATGCGGTCGAATGCGATCTCGTGACGCGAACCGGTGAGTCCATTCCAGTCTTGATCTCACCTACCCAGATGCACAATCCCTTCGGAAACCTTCGCAGCGTAGCCCTCGTGATCCGAGATCTGCGAGTGGTTTCGGCGCTGCGCGGCAGTCTCCTGGCATCGGATCGCCTGGCTACCGTGGGTGGGCTTGCGGCGAGTATCGCAGAGGAGATCCGGGAGCCGATTCAGGAGATGCGAAGCCATCTCGAACGGATGCAAATGCAGATCGGATGCCTGGACGCGGCCGCGAGCACTTGCGAATCGTCGGTAAAACTCGCCGACCTGGTCGTCGACCGAGAGGAGTTGATCGAAGAATGCCTCGAGGGGGTCGATCGGATCGAAGCCATCGTTCGCGACGTACGAGGTTTTGCATCGGGAGCATCGGGTCCGGTCGAAGCCGCAGACCTCAACGACTTGATCGAAGATGCCGTGAGGATCGCGAGTGCTCGAGCGAGTTCCGAGATCGTGGTGGAGAGAAATTTCGAGCACTTGTCGCCTGTTCTCTGTATGCCGGGCGAAATCGTACAAGTGCTGGTGAACCTGTTGGTCAATGCCTTTCATTCAATCGAGGGCGCCGGTCGAGTTCAACTCTCGAGTTGGCAGCATGGGAGTGAGGTCTGGATTTCCATTGAAGATGACGGCATTGGAATATCGCCAGATGTGATCGCGCGCATCTTCGATCCATTTTTCACCACCAAGCCCGTTGGCCACGGGACAGGTCTCGGTCTTGCGATTTCCCACTATATCGTCCGCAATCACGGCGGGGAGCTGCGCGTTGAATCTGAAGCGGGGCGGGGCACTCAATTTACGCTGGTGCTACCCAGCGGCCCCGCCGTTGCAATCGATCCAGGTGCTGTTTCGGAGCACGCGAGCGAGTAG